The following are from one region of the Verrucomicrobiota bacterium genome:
- a CDS encoding DUF104 domain-containing protein — protein sequence MKTIHALHEKGVFRPLESVDLPERTEVEVVLKAAGENPPPDENLKAINEILSERFHSGEHDLAARHNEHQP from the coding sequence ATGAAAACGATCCATGCATTACATGAAAAGGGCGTCTTTCGCCCATTGGAATCGGTGGATCTGCCGGAACGGACGGAGGTGGAAGTGGTGTTGAAAGCTGCAGGAGAGAATCCGCCGCCGGACGAGAATCTGAAGGCGATCAACGAAATACTCTCCGAGAGATTTCACAGCGGGGAACACGATTTGGCCGCGCGTCACAATGAGCATCAGCCATGA
- a CDS encoding AAA family ATPase, with product MGLLLLISPPGYGKTTLMEYIASRLGIVFIKINGPALGHGVTSLDPEEAPNAAAREEIQKLNLALEMGDNVLICVDDIQHCNPEFLQKFISLCDAQRKIEGVWRGQPRTYDLRGRKVVVVMAGNPYTESGQKFKIPDMLANRADTYNLGDIIGGSADYFKASYLENAVTSNTVLAPLANKSQKDIRTFIRMAEFGERDATGLEGSYSSQEAEEILNVMKKLVKIREIVLRVNQEYIHSAGQADEFRTEPPFRLQGSYRNMNRLAEKIVPIMNDQEVLDLVLDHYRNESQTLTTGAEANLLKFKEIIGLLTDAEKARWEEIKKAFKRHQLTRGGDSNDPVSRVVSQLAGFQAGLEAIQETLATQLAKAQSPQLNVDLTPLSQSLEALRSGVETRLEHLAAPAKAESRPTGEAAQVARQLSAGLQALRESLASALGEVHSGVTARRLETLDANITAVYNTLETLKDMARQQSLNLRAAQDLLAQRARQGTVEIELTQDMLANESLFLEKFHQLLAEREQRQIPPPYSHSPAKPST from the coding sequence ATGGGCTTGTTGCTGCTGATTTCGCCGCCGGGCTACGGCAAGACGACGCTCATGGAGTACATCGCCAGCCGCCTGGGCATCGTCTTCATTAAAATCAACGGCCCGGCCCTCGGTCACGGCGTCACGTCGCTGGATCCCGAAGAAGCGCCCAACGCGGCCGCTCGCGAAGAGATTCAGAAGCTGAATCTGGCGCTGGAAATGGGGGACAACGTGTTGATCTGCGTGGACGACATCCAACATTGCAACCCGGAGTTTCTGCAAAAATTCATCTCGCTGTGCGACGCGCAGCGGAAGATCGAAGGCGTCTGGCGCGGCCAGCCCCGCACTTATGATCTGCGCGGACGCAAGGTCGTCGTGGTCATGGCGGGCAACCCCTACACGGAAAGCGGGCAGAAGTTCAAAATCCCCGACATGCTCGCCAACCGCGCCGACACCTACAACCTGGGCGATATCATTGGCGGCAGCGCGGATTACTTCAAAGCCAGCTATCTGGAAAATGCCGTCACGTCGAACACCGTCCTCGCGCCGCTGGCCAACAAGAGCCAGAAAGATATCCGCACGTTCATCCGCATGGCCGAATTCGGTGAGCGCGACGCGACGGGCCTGGAGGGCAGTTATTCCTCGCAGGAAGCCGAGGAGATTCTGAACGTGATGAAGAAGTTGGTGAAGATTCGCGAGATTGTCCTGCGCGTAAACCAGGAATACATCCATTCCGCGGGACAGGCGGACGAATTCCGCACCGAACCGCCGTTCAGGCTCCAGGGCTCTTACCGGAACATGAATCGCCTGGCCGAGAAAATCGTGCCGATCATGAACGATCAGGAGGTGCTGGACCTCGTCCTCGACCATTATCGGAACGAATCGCAAACCCTCACCACCGGCGCGGAAGCCAATCTGCTCAAGTTCAAAGAAATCATCGGCCTGCTGACCGACGCCGAGAAAGCGCGGTGGGAAGAAATCAAAAAAGCGTTCAAACGCCACCAACTCACGCGCGGGGGCGACTCGAACGATCCCGTGAGCCGCGTGGTCTCGCAACTGGCCGGCTTCCAGGCCGGCCTTGAAGCGATTCAAGAAACGCTGGCGACGCAGTTGGCGAAAGCGCAATCGCCGCAGTTGAACGTGGATTTGACTCCGCTGAGCCAGAGTCTGGAAGCCTTGCGTTCCGGCGTGGAAACCCGCCTGGAGCATCTGGCCGCTCCGGCCAAAGCCGAGTCGCGTCCCACCGGCGAAGCCGCGCAGGTGGCCCGGCAACTGAGCGCCGGATTGCAGGCCTTGCGCGAAAGCCTGGCGTCGGCGCTCGGCGAGGTTCATTCCGGAGTGACGGCCCGCCGGCTGGAAACGTTGGACGCAAACATCACGGCCGTTTACAACACGCTGGAAACTTTGAAAGACATGGCTCGCCAACAGAGCCTCAACCTGCGGGCAGCGCAGGATTTGCTGGCCCAACGCGCGCGGCAAGGCACCGTGGAGATTGAATTGACCCAGGACATGCTTGCGAACGAAAGCCTCTTTCTGGAAAAGTTCCACCAATTGCTGGCTGAGCGCGAGCAGCGGCAGATCCCGCCGCCCTATTCCCATTCACCGGCGAAGCCTTCGACTTAA